From Mytilus edulis chromosome 9, xbMytEdul2.2, whole genome shotgun sequence, the proteins below share one genomic window:
- the LOC139487654 gene encoding transmembrane protease serine 7-like isoform X2 yields the protein MLNMYSRNGLCIFLVFLLNRTNADFAAPFNDLLVTEVGENSATVIWQTGNLIDEIVNAQTSPVINSSTSCKEEFDCLNGVCVSFQWVCDGENDCANLQDEENCTVKYTQCGNSEFRCDDGSCIPAKWRCDNNDDCGDNSDEHDCEDVLSGCGGFRNRTDTEGDIRGRFDSTNIDNNRTCIWDIVVPGHMTIKLHFYTRFNIKTSANCSDEYVAVFQEDGKEIGKYCGRKRPPDMVIENSRTRIVFRAINMTQNEGFAMHWSSIMLSTSTIPTTNSDRLMCNKIFTINNETSGHIDTSELSQTFDYQCQWYIEAPINYRILFQFIYLTLNEDMLCSRDSLIILDGRNSSNRYGPFCGQTIPPDIYTFDRFAKIIYQLDPINGTSGFHLQFSAIEIPQPTTTKSSFGDCVYDIYYQNPGFIISPNFGNGNYFKRLHCVWRIFAPNGYIIRLHFLQFDIEYESDCLYDALTITNDNSINTFCGQSMPKDILSKTNTIMLTFITDHTMSGKGFNISYTTENQTEMSINKAIEEQCRNGTMMFNNNTHGELLSPGYVLQENYPVNINCSWIIAAPLGKVITITFNDFHIEGERDSICSYDSLSIFNRVGSMNTLIRTICGWNFPNKLTSTSNQIIVSFYSDSTKTLSGFNITYDVHEPILPCSSSEFRCGVGDCINSSLVCNTIADCRDGTDEIVCSSDHIFCGSPSIPPSNVSFKVVGGEEARPGSWPWQVSLQYKGVPMCGGSLIHPEWIVTASHCFEGIESDRSAKYWTAHLGLHHMNKNDIGSMHAPVKSIIVHEGFDLSTTDNDIALVRLQDLLTLNDIIDTVCLPKSTVKTGTICYVTGFGQVMESCCPDVLKQAMVQIDDLYQCNQTSHLHGQITKNMICAGNGENDACKGDSGGPLVCQDDNGKWELSGVTSFGFQCGVPDTPGVYTSVRNYVKWIQQTIAEYS from the exons ATGTTGAACATGTATAGTAGGAATGGTCTGtgtatttttcttgttttcttattAAATCGAACCAATGCAG ATTTTGCAGCACCATTTAATGATTTGCTGGTGACAGAAGTGGGTGAGAATTCAGCTACAGTAATTTGGCAGACTGGAAACCTAATCGATGAAATTGTCAatg CCCAAACATCGCCAGTAATAAACAGTTCAACGTCGTGTAAAGAGGAATTCGACTGTTTAAATGGAGTTTGTGTTTCATTTCAATGGGTTTGCGATGGAGAAAACGATTGTGCAAACTTACAAGATGAAGAAAACTGTACAGTTAAAT ATACACAGTGTGGCAATTCAGAGTTCCGATGTGATGATGGGTCTTGTATTCCCGCTAAGTGGCGCTGTGATAACAATGACGATTGTGGCGACAACAGCGATGAGCATGACTGTGAGGACGTTTTATCCGGCTGTGGAGGGTTCAGAAATAGGACGGATACCGAAGGAGATATAAGGGGGAGATTTGATTCAACAAATATTGATAACAACAGAACGTGTATATGGGATATCGTTGTACCAGGGCATATG ACCATAAAGCTACATTTCTATACACGATTCAACATAAAAACATCTGCAAATTGTTCAGATGAATATGTTGCAGTATTCCAGGAAGACGGAAAGGAGATAG GGAAATATTGCGGGAGAAAGCGCCCACCTGACATGGTTATTGAAAACAGTCGTACACGGATTGTCTTCAGGGCCATCAACATGACACAGAACGAGGGGTTTGCTATGCACTGGTCATCTATTATGT TATCAACAAGTACAATTCCCACAACAAATTCAGATAGATTGATGTGTAACAAGATATTTACCATCAACAATGAAACATCAGGACATATTGATACATCAGAACTAAGTCAAACGTTTGATTACCAATGTCAGTGGTATATTGAAGCTCCAATTAATTACAGAATCCTGTTCCAGTTTATCTATCTTACCCTGAACGAGGATATGTTGTGTTCACGCGATTCTCTAATAATATTGGACGGACGGAATTCCAGTAACCGGTATGGTCCATTTTGTGGGCAAACTATACCTCCTGATATATATACTTTTGATCGTTTCGCAAAGATAATATACCAACTGGATCCTATTAATGGAACCAGTGGATTTCATCTTCAGTTTTCTGCTATAG AAATTCCCCAGCCTACTACTACAAAGTCTAGTTTCGGAGACTGTGTCTACGATATATATTATCAAAATCCAGGTTTCATTATTTCACCAAATTTTGGTAATGGAAACTACTTCAAGAGACTTCATTGTGTTTGGAGGATATTTGCTCCAAATGGATATATAATACGACTTCATTTTCTGCAATTTGACATTGAATATGAATCTGATTGTCTGTATGATGCACTTACAATAACAAATGATAACAGTATTAATACTTTCTGCGGTCAATCTATGCCAAAGGATATTCTATCGAAAACGAATACTATAATGCTGACTTTTATAACTGACCATACCATGTCCGGCAAAGGATTTAACATTTCTTACACTACAGAAAACCAGACAG aaatgtcTATAAATAAAGCGATCGAGGAACAGTGCAGGAATGGAACAATGATGTTCAATAATAACACACACGGTGAATTATTATCACCAGGTTATGTTCTACAAGAGAATTATCCTGTAAACATAAATTGTTCCTGGATTATAGCTGCTCCTCTTGGAAAAGTTATCACAATTACATTCAAT GACTTTCATATTGAAGGCGAAAGAGACAGCATTTGTTCATACGATTCGTTGTCAATATTCAACAGGGTCGGCAGTATGAACACGTTAATAAGAACAATTTGCGGATGGAATTTCCCGAACAAACTTACATCGACCAGTAACCAGATAATTGTTTCATTCTACAGTGACAGTACTAAAACATTATCAGGATTCAACATAACCTATGATGTACATGAACCTATTC TGCCATGTTCTTCTTCCGAGTTCCGATGTGGCGTTGGAGATTGCATCAATTCTTCATTGGTTTGTAACACTATAGCTGATTGTAGGGATGGAACTGATGAAATCGTCTGTA GTTCAGACCACATATTTTGTGGAAGCCCATCAATTCCACCATCCAACGTCAGTTTCAAAGTCGTCGGTGGAGAAGAAGCTAGACCTGGTAGTTGGCCATGGCAGGTCTCCCTTCAATATAAGGGTGTTCCTATGTGTGGAGGAAGTCTGATACATCCAGAATGGATTGTCACAGCATCGCATTGCTTTGAGGGCATCGAAAG TGACAGATCTGCAAAGTATTGGACGGCACATTTAGGCTTGCATCACATGAACAAAAACGACATTGGTTCAATGCACGCACCTGTAAAATCAATAATAGTACATGAAGGATTTGATTTGTCTACCACTGATAATGACATTGCTTTGGTCAGACTACAAGACCTTCTTACACTGAATGATATAATAGATACTGTTTGTCTTCCAAAGTCAACAGTCAAAACGGGAACTATATGTTATGTAACTGGATTTGGACAAGTAATGG AATCTTGCTGTCCTGATGTTTTGAAGCAAGCTATGGTTCAAATTGACGATTTATACCAGTGTAATCAAACATCACACCTTCATGGACAAATAACGAAGAACATGATTTGTGCAGGAAATGGCGAAAATGATGCGTGCAAA GGAGATAGTGGTGGACCACTCGTATGCCAAGATGATAACGGTAAATGGGAACTTTCTGGTGTAACATCATTTGGTTTTCAATGTGGTG TTCCAGATACACCTGGAGTATATACTTCCGTTAGAAACTATGTCAAATGGATACAACAGACAATTGCAGAATATTCTTAA
- the LOC139487654 gene encoding mannan-binding lectin serine protease 1-like isoform X1 has translation MLNMYSRNGLCIFLVFLLNRTNADFAAPFNDLLVTEVGENSATVIWQTGNLIDEIVNAYHIKCEQKDINKIILEVFVSIATSTFTITSLSPSTNYTVSLYGVTNNSLLLISSLNFETEIEDSIAQTSPVINSSTSCKEEFDCLNGVCVSFQWVCDGENDCANLQDEENCTVKYTQCGNSEFRCDDGSCIPAKWRCDNNDDCGDNSDEHDCEDVLSGCGGFRNRTDTEGDIRGRFDSTNIDNNRTCIWDIVVPGHMTIKLHFYTRFNIKTSANCSDEYVAVFQEDGKEIGKYCGRKRPPDMVIENSRTRIVFRAINMTQNEGFAMHWSSIMLSTSTIPTTNSDRLMCNKIFTINNETSGHIDTSELSQTFDYQCQWYIEAPINYRILFQFIYLTLNEDMLCSRDSLIILDGRNSSNRYGPFCGQTIPPDIYTFDRFAKIIYQLDPINGTSGFHLQFSAIEIPQPTTTKSSFGDCVYDIYYQNPGFIISPNFGNGNYFKRLHCVWRIFAPNGYIIRLHFLQFDIEYESDCLYDALTITNDNSINTFCGQSMPKDILSKTNTIMLTFITDHTMSGKGFNISYTTENQTEMSINKAIEEQCRNGTMMFNNNTHGELLSPGYVLQENYPVNINCSWIIAAPLGKVITITFNDFHIEGERDSICSYDSLSIFNRVGSMNTLIRTICGWNFPNKLTSTSNQIIVSFYSDSTKTLSGFNITYDVHEPILPCSSSEFRCGVGDCINSSLVCNTIADCRDGTDEIVCSSDHIFCGSPSIPPSNVSFKVVGGEEARPGSWPWQVSLQYKGVPMCGGSLIHPEWIVTASHCFEGIESDRSAKYWTAHLGLHHMNKNDIGSMHAPVKSIIVHEGFDLSTTDNDIALVRLQDLLTLNDIIDTVCLPKSTVKTGTICYVTGFGQVMESCCPDVLKQAMVQIDDLYQCNQTSHLHGQITKNMICAGNGENDACKGDSGGPLVCQDDNGKWELSGVTSFGFQCGVPDTPGVYTSVRNYVKWIQQTIAEYS, from the exons ATGTTGAACATGTATAGTAGGAATGGTCTGtgtatttttcttgttttcttattAAATCGAACCAATGCAG ATTTTGCAGCACCATTTAATGATTTGCTGGTGACAGAAGTGGGTGAGAATTCAGCTACAGTAATTTGGCAGACTGGAAACCTAATCGATGAAATTGTCAatg CTTACCACATAAAATGCGAACAAAAGGATATAAACAAGATCATATTGGAGGTTTTTGTCTCAATTGCAACTTCAACTTTTACAATTACATCGCTTAGTCCATCTACAAATTACACTGTATCCTTGTACGGAGTTACTAATAACAGTCTTCTCCTGATATCATCACTGAACTTTGAAACTGAAATTGAGGATTCTATAG CCCAAACATCGCCAGTAATAAACAGTTCAACGTCGTGTAAAGAGGAATTCGACTGTTTAAATGGAGTTTGTGTTTCATTTCAATGGGTTTGCGATGGAGAAAACGATTGTGCAAACTTACAAGATGAAGAAAACTGTACAGTTAAAT ATACACAGTGTGGCAATTCAGAGTTCCGATGTGATGATGGGTCTTGTATTCCCGCTAAGTGGCGCTGTGATAACAATGACGATTGTGGCGACAACAGCGATGAGCATGACTGTGAGGACGTTTTATCCGGCTGTGGAGGGTTCAGAAATAGGACGGATACCGAAGGAGATATAAGGGGGAGATTTGATTCAACAAATATTGATAACAACAGAACGTGTATATGGGATATCGTTGTACCAGGGCATATG ACCATAAAGCTACATTTCTATACACGATTCAACATAAAAACATCTGCAAATTGTTCAGATGAATATGTTGCAGTATTCCAGGAAGACGGAAAGGAGATAG GGAAATATTGCGGGAGAAAGCGCCCACCTGACATGGTTATTGAAAACAGTCGTACACGGATTGTCTTCAGGGCCATCAACATGACACAGAACGAGGGGTTTGCTATGCACTGGTCATCTATTATGT TATCAACAAGTACAATTCCCACAACAAATTCAGATAGATTGATGTGTAACAAGATATTTACCATCAACAATGAAACATCAGGACATATTGATACATCAGAACTAAGTCAAACGTTTGATTACCAATGTCAGTGGTATATTGAAGCTCCAATTAATTACAGAATCCTGTTCCAGTTTATCTATCTTACCCTGAACGAGGATATGTTGTGTTCACGCGATTCTCTAATAATATTGGACGGACGGAATTCCAGTAACCGGTATGGTCCATTTTGTGGGCAAACTATACCTCCTGATATATATACTTTTGATCGTTTCGCAAAGATAATATACCAACTGGATCCTATTAATGGAACCAGTGGATTTCATCTTCAGTTTTCTGCTATAG AAATTCCCCAGCCTACTACTACAAAGTCTAGTTTCGGAGACTGTGTCTACGATATATATTATCAAAATCCAGGTTTCATTATTTCACCAAATTTTGGTAATGGAAACTACTTCAAGAGACTTCATTGTGTTTGGAGGATATTTGCTCCAAATGGATATATAATACGACTTCATTTTCTGCAATTTGACATTGAATATGAATCTGATTGTCTGTATGATGCACTTACAATAACAAATGATAACAGTATTAATACTTTCTGCGGTCAATCTATGCCAAAGGATATTCTATCGAAAACGAATACTATAATGCTGACTTTTATAACTGACCATACCATGTCCGGCAAAGGATTTAACATTTCTTACACTACAGAAAACCAGACAG aaatgtcTATAAATAAAGCGATCGAGGAACAGTGCAGGAATGGAACAATGATGTTCAATAATAACACACACGGTGAATTATTATCACCAGGTTATGTTCTACAAGAGAATTATCCTGTAAACATAAATTGTTCCTGGATTATAGCTGCTCCTCTTGGAAAAGTTATCACAATTACATTCAAT GACTTTCATATTGAAGGCGAAAGAGACAGCATTTGTTCATACGATTCGTTGTCAATATTCAACAGGGTCGGCAGTATGAACACGTTAATAAGAACAATTTGCGGATGGAATTTCCCGAACAAACTTACATCGACCAGTAACCAGATAATTGTTTCATTCTACAGTGACAGTACTAAAACATTATCAGGATTCAACATAACCTATGATGTACATGAACCTATTC TGCCATGTTCTTCTTCCGAGTTCCGATGTGGCGTTGGAGATTGCATCAATTCTTCATTGGTTTGTAACACTATAGCTGATTGTAGGGATGGAACTGATGAAATCGTCTGTA GTTCAGACCACATATTTTGTGGAAGCCCATCAATTCCACCATCCAACGTCAGTTTCAAAGTCGTCGGTGGAGAAGAAGCTAGACCTGGTAGTTGGCCATGGCAGGTCTCCCTTCAATATAAGGGTGTTCCTATGTGTGGAGGAAGTCTGATACATCCAGAATGGATTGTCACAGCATCGCATTGCTTTGAGGGCATCGAAAG TGACAGATCTGCAAAGTATTGGACGGCACATTTAGGCTTGCATCACATGAACAAAAACGACATTGGTTCAATGCACGCACCTGTAAAATCAATAATAGTACATGAAGGATTTGATTTGTCTACCACTGATAATGACATTGCTTTGGTCAGACTACAAGACCTTCTTACACTGAATGATATAATAGATACTGTTTGTCTTCCAAAGTCAACAGTCAAAACGGGAACTATATGTTATGTAACTGGATTTGGACAAGTAATGG AATCTTGCTGTCCTGATGTTTTGAAGCAAGCTATGGTTCAAATTGACGATTTATACCAGTGTAATCAAACATCACACCTTCATGGACAAATAACGAAGAACATGATTTGTGCAGGAAATGGCGAAAATGATGCGTGCAAA GGAGATAGTGGTGGACCACTCGTATGCCAAGATGATAACGGTAAATGGGAACTTTCTGGTGTAACATCATTTGGTTTTCAATGTGGTG TTCCAGATACACCTGGAGTATATACTTCCGTTAGAAACTATGTCAAATGGATACAACAGACAATTGCAGAATATTCTTAA